From Pseudomonas alcaligenes, a single genomic window includes:
- a CDS encoding DUF305 domain-containing protein: MLQPHDNLNVGRFTLSACAMAIVAMSLLVTPTWTNANESADAKNAGHMQDGMSMTGDADYDFAANMRMHHQMGVDMAKTELKNGKDAEMRRMAEDIITAQQKEIAALDQWLKARKKP; the protein is encoded by the coding sequence ATGTTACAACCACACGACAACCTTAATGTTGGCCGCTTTACGCTGTCGGCCTGTGCGATGGCGATTGTCGCTATGTCCCTGTTAGTAACGCCTACCTGGACGAATGCTAACGAATCTGCAGATGCCAAGAATGCAGGGCATATGCAGGATGGCATGTCGATGACCGGCGACGCGGATTACGACTTCGCAGCGAATATGCGGATGCACCATCAGATGGGCGTAGATATGGCGAAAACCGAGCTCAAAAATGGCAAAGACGCAGAGATGCGCCGTATGGCTGAGGACATCATTACCGCGCAACAGAAAGAAATCGCCGCACTCGATCAATGGCTGAAGGCGCGCAAAAAGCCATGA
- a CDS encoding DUF692 domain-containing protein produces the protein MRMGNTLGFGVGLRSEYYQQILEQQPAVDWFEIISENYMVEGGKALYFLDAIKEQYPLVMHGVSLSIGGSHALDIDYLRQLKKLADRVQPHWISDHLCWSRGSAHQLHDLLPMPFTQESLQHVAARVRQVQDVLERPLVLENVSAYVQWKTSCMSESQFLAELSQSTGCELLLDINNVYVSSRNQAFDPWQFIMELPHDRIRQIHLAGHSDYGQYLIDTHDQPIADPVWSLYSKALSYLGPISTLIERDDHFPPLAEILGELEHARTLARGVLKGATSCG, from the coding sequence ATGAGAATGGGCAATACGCTGGGTTTCGGTGTTGGCCTGCGTAGCGAGTACTACCAGCAGATCCTGGAGCAGCAACCCGCAGTCGATTGGTTCGAGATCATTTCCGAGAACTACATGGTGGAAGGCGGCAAAGCCCTCTACTTTCTCGACGCGATCAAAGAGCAGTATCCCCTGGTGATGCATGGAGTGTCCCTGTCGATCGGCGGCTCTCACGCCCTGGACATCGACTACCTGCGGCAGCTCAAGAAGCTGGCCGATCGGGTCCAGCCACATTGGATTTCCGATCACCTGTGCTGGAGCCGCGGCAGCGCCCATCAACTACATGATCTGCTGCCCATGCCTTTTACCCAGGAGAGCCTGCAGCATGTCGCCGCACGGGTGCGACAGGTGCAGGATGTCCTGGAGCGCCCCTTGGTGCTGGAAAATGTCTCCGCGTACGTGCAGTGGAAAACCTCCTGCATGAGCGAGTCACAGTTCCTTGCGGAGCTGAGCCAGTCGACAGGCTGCGAGTTGCTGCTCGATATAAACAACGTCTACGTCAGCTCGCGAAACCAGGCGTTCGATCCATGGCAGTTCATCATGGAGTTGCCGCACGACCGGATTCGCCAAATTCACCTGGCGGGACACAGCGACTATGGACAGTACCTCATCGATACCCATGATCAGCCCATCGCCGATCCGGTCTGGTCGCTCTACAGCAAAGCCCTGTCCTACCTCGGGCCGATCTCCACGCTGATCGAGCGTGACGACCATTTCCCTCCCCTCGCGGAAATCCTGGGCGAGCTAGAGCATGCACGTACGCTCGCACGTGGCGTCCTAAAAGGGGCCACGTCATGCGGCTGA
- a CDS encoding copper resistance system multicopper oxidase: MQSKTTRRTFVKGLAATGILGGLGMWRTPVWAVTSPGQPNVLSGTNFDLSIAELPVNITGSSRMAMAINGSIPGPILRWREGDTVTLRVRNRLKEDTSIHWHGIILPANMDGVPGLSFHGIAPDGMYEYRFQVHQNGTYWYHSHSGLQEQVGVYGALVIDAKEPESFSYDRDYVVLLSDWTDENPARVLAKLKKQSDYYNRHKRTVGDFIDDVSEMGWSAAVADRKMWAEMKMSPTDLADVSGYTYTYLMNGQAPDGNWTGIFKPGEKIRLRFINASAMTYFDVRIPGLKMTVVAADGQYVKPVSIDEFRIAVAETYDVIVEPEGEQAYTIFAQSMDRTGYSRGTLAVREGLSAPVPEVDPRPLISMGDMGMDHGSMGGMDHGAMQGGMSEMAGMDHSKMAGMDHSSMAGMDHSQMAGMDHGAMQGGMAGMDHSAMAGMGGAMQSHPASETNNPLVDMQTMTPTPKLNDPGIGLRNNGRHVLTYADLRSTFLDPDGREPSRTIELHLTGHMEKFSWSFDGIKFSDAEPLRLKYGERVRITLVNDTMMTHPIHLHGMWSDLEDDKGNFMVRKHTIDMPPGSKRSYRVTADALGRWAYHCHLLLHMEMGMFREVRVDE, from the coding sequence ATGCAAAGCAAAACCACGAGGCGAACCTTCGTCAAAGGCCTGGCCGCTACCGGCATCTTGGGTGGACTGGGCATGTGGCGTACGCCGGTCTGGGCAGTGACAAGCCCAGGCCAGCCAAATGTGCTGAGCGGTACCAATTTCGATCTCTCCATCGCGGAGTTGCCGGTGAACATAACCGGTTCATCGCGAATGGCCATGGCCATTAATGGGTCCATCCCCGGCCCCATCCTGCGCTGGCGGGAGGGTGATACCGTCACCCTGCGTGTACGCAACCGGCTGAAGGAGGACACTTCCATCCATTGGCACGGGATCATCCTGCCCGCCAACATGGATGGCGTGCCCGGCCTGAGCTTTCATGGCATCGCTCCCGATGGCATGTATGAATACAGATTCCAGGTTCATCAGAACGGTACCTACTGGTACCACAGTCACTCGGGGTTGCAGGAGCAAGTCGGGGTCTACGGTGCCCTGGTGATTGATGCGAAAGAGCCTGAGTCCTTCAGCTACGACCGCGACTACGTTGTACTGCTGAGCGACTGGACTGACGAAAACCCGGCTCGGGTTTTGGCCAAGCTGAAGAAACAGTCGGACTACTACAACCGTCACAAGCGCACCGTCGGCGATTTCATCGATGACGTGAGCGAGATGGGCTGGTCCGCCGCGGTGGCCGATCGCAAGATGTGGGCCGAAATGAAGATGAGTCCCACCGACCTCGCCGACGTCAGTGGCTATACCTATACCTACCTGATGAACGGCCAGGCGCCGGATGGCAACTGGACTGGCATCTTCAAGCCAGGCGAGAAGATTCGTCTGCGCTTCATCAATGCATCGGCCATGACCTACTTCGACGTGCGCATCCCGGGCCTGAAGATGACGGTGGTGGCGGCCGATGGGCAGTACGTCAAACCGGTCAGCATCGATGAGTTCCGTATCGCCGTGGCCGAGACTTACGACGTGATAGTCGAACCCGAAGGCGAGCAGGCCTATACCATCTTCGCGCAATCCATGGACCGCACCGGCTATTCCAGGGGCACCCTGGCGGTACGTGAAGGTCTGAGCGCGCCTGTTCCGGAAGTTGACCCGCGTCCGCTTATCTCCATGGGGGACATGGGGATGGATCACGGCAGTATGGGCGGCATGGATCACGGAGCTATGCAGGGCGGAATGTCTGAAATGGCCGGCATGGATCACAGCAAGATGGCCGGGATGGACCATAGCAGCATGGCTGGTATGGACCATAGCCAGATGGCAGGAATGGATCATGGCGCAATGCAAGGCGGCATGGCCGGCATGGATCATTCGGCAATGGCGGGCATGGGGGGCGCCATGCAGTCGCATCCCGCCTCGGAGACCAACAACCCTCTGGTCGACATGCAGACCATGACGCCGACGCCCAAGTTGAACGATCCAGGAATCGGCCTGCGCAACAACGGGCGCCATGTTCTGACCTATGCGGACTTGCGCAGCACTTTCCTCGATCCGGATGGCCGTGAGCCGAGCCGCACCATTGAACTGCACCTTACCGGGCACATGGAGAAGTTCTCCTGGTCGTTTGACGGCATCAAATTCTCCGATGCCGAACCGTTGCGGCTCAAGTATGGCGAGCGAGTGCGCATCACTCTGGTCAACGACACCATGATGACTCATCCCATCCACCTGCATGGCATGTGGAGCGATCTGGAAGATGACAAAGGTAACTTCATGGTGCGCAAGCACACCATCGACATGCCGCCAGGATCTAAGCGTAGCTACCGCGTAACCGCTGACGCCCTGGGCCGTTGGGCATATCACTGCCACCTGCTACTTCACATGGAAATGGGCATGTTCCGTGAAGTTCGAGTGGACGAGTAA
- a CDS encoding DUF411 domain-containing protein → MKVKSKGARLATLAALFTIASVQAAESMTIDVHRDANCGCCKKWISHLEASGFKVIDHVEGDMTSVKQKLGVAPRLASCHTAVIDGKFVEGHVPAAQVVELTKRNDLVGIAVPGMPAGSPGMEVGGVQHAYQVIGLTKTGAEQIVAEYPAQ, encoded by the coding sequence ATGAAAGTTAAAAGCAAAGGCGCGCGCCTGGCTACCCTGGCGGCTTTGTTCACCATCGCTTCCGTGCAGGCCGCCGAGTCTATGACCATCGATGTGCATCGGGATGCCAATTGCGGTTGCTGCAAGAAGTGGATCTCGCACCTTGAAGCGAGCGGTTTCAAGGTCATTGATCACGTCGAAGGCGACATGACTTCGGTCAAGCAGAAACTGGGCGTCGCTCCGCGACTGGCGTCATGTCATACCGCGGTGATTGACGGAAAATTCGTCGAAGGTCATGTGCCAGCAGCGCAGGTGGTCGAGCTCACCAAGCGCAACGACTTGGTCGGCATCGCTGTACCCGGAATGCCGGCCGGTTCTCCAGGAATGGAAGTGGGAGGCGTGCAGCATGCCTACCAAGTCATCGGTCTGACTAAAACCGGGGCTGAGCAGATCGTCGCCGAATACCCCGCCCAGTAA
- a CDS encoding four-helix bundle copper-binding protein encodes MTHTQFHSCIQACIDCALSCESCASACLGEGDVQMMAKCIQLDRDCASFCTLAAILMSRQSTYAKTFCRLCAEVCRACGEECSKHQSDHCQKCAKACLACAEECERMAA; translated from the coding sequence ATGACACATACCCAGTTTCATTCCTGTATCCAAGCCTGCATAGACTGTGCTCTTTCCTGTGAGAGCTGCGCGTCAGCCTGCCTAGGTGAGGGCGATGTGCAGATGATGGCTAAGTGCATCCAGCTTGATCGAGATTGCGCAAGTTTCTGCACTCTCGCGGCCATTCTGATGAGCCGTCAAAGTACATACGCTAAAACCTTCTGCAGATTGTGCGCAGAAGTGTGCAGGGCCTGCGGAGAGGAATGCAGCAAACATCAATCCGATCATTGTCAGAAGTGCGCGAAAGCCTGCCTCGCCTGTGCAGAAGAATGTGAGCGAATGGCGGCTTAG
- a CDS encoding heavy-metal-associated domain-containing protein — MVVLKVTGMGCGSCVSKITRSIQLLDSEARVVVDRAAGTVSVNTQESAATVCETVRELGFGAEIGEWAA; from the coding sequence ATGGTCGTTCTGAAGGTAACGGGAATGGGCTGCGGCAGCTGCGTCAGCAAGATCACCAGGTCTATTCAGCTCCTAGATTCGGAGGCGCGCGTGGTGGTTGATCGAGCCGCCGGCACAGTTTCTGTAAACACCCAAGAAAGCGCAGCAACGGTATGTGAAACGGTACGTGAGCTGGGTTTTGGGGCTGAGATTGGCGAATGGGCCGCCTGA
- a CDS encoding co-regulatory protein PtrA N-terminal domain-containing protein, which produces MKSIKLLFVVTALSVSSLAMAEGGADRTFARMEQARQVSMEAYQVAQQEKAETPVEQSKQAKHANC; this is translated from the coding sequence ATGAAATCGATCAAATTGCTTTTCGTAGTGACCGCTCTCAGTGTCTCCAGCCTGGCCATGGCCGAAGGCGGCGCTGATCGCACTTTTGCTCGTATGGAGCAGGCCCGCCAAGTGTCGATGGAAGCCTACCAGGTGGCTCAGCAAGAGAAAGCCGAGACCCCGGTCGAGCAGAGCAAGCAGGCCAAACACGCCAACTGCTGA
- a CDS encoding DNA-binding domain-containing protein gives MRLSTLQDALEAYLADEHALPSAELLEQVLGSPALNAADGLRVYHNAYRARLLAVLREDFPALQQWLGPESFEQLALAYIAAWPPQHFSIRWLGENLPEFIGSYVAEPQLSPMRELAKLEWAFTLAFDACNAAVLSADCMSSLTAEEWVSLRAALVPSVNWLHLQYNTLEIWKAAKAESPLPPSTRMPVDQSCLVWHHDLVCRYRSLEPDEAKALGLFAGGESFAELCESLLTSHGEQAPLQAAIWLKQWVSDGLLVRH, from the coding sequence ATGCGGCTGAGTACCCTGCAGGATGCACTGGAAGCCTACCTGGCAGATGAGCACGCCCTCCCCTCTGCCGAGCTACTGGAGCAGGTCCTAGGCAGTCCGGCACTCAACGCAGCTGACGGCCTGCGGGTTTACCACAACGCCTACCGTGCGCGCCTGCTTGCGGTCCTGCGTGAGGACTTCCCGGCTCTGCAGCAGTGGCTAGGCCCAGAGTCGTTCGAGCAACTTGCACTGGCCTATATCGCCGCCTGGCCGCCGCAACATTTCAGCATTCGCTGGCTGGGCGAGAATCTGCCTGAGTTCATTGGCAGTTATGTCGCAGAACCTCAACTATCACCGATGCGCGAACTCGCGAAGCTGGAGTGGGCCTTCACCCTAGCGTTCGATGCATGCAATGCCGCCGTGCTGTCAGCGGACTGCATGAGTAGCCTCACGGCCGAGGAGTGGGTCTCGCTCAGGGCGGCCTTGGTACCATCGGTCAACTGGCTGCATCTGCAGTACAACACGCTGGAGATATGGAAGGCCGCCAAAGCCGAAAGCCCTCTTCCCCCAAGTACTCGCATGCCAGTGGATCAGAGTTGCCTCGTATGGCACCATGATTTGGTATGTCGGTATCGAAGCCTGGAGCCAGATGAGGCGAAGGCGCTGGGGCTGTTTGCTGGTGGCGAGTCATTCGCCGAGCTCTGCGAGTCGCTACTTACATCGCATGGCGAGCAAGCGCCCCTCCAAGCGGCGATATGGTTGAAGCAGTGGGTCAGTGACGGACTGCTGGTTCGACACTAG
- a CDS encoding OprD family porin has translation MNNKSLLGLSLIALSVSVGQAAMAAEENKEGFIEGSSLSILNRNLYFNRDFRKGQSSSSGNGYSEEWAHGVIGRFESGFTQGTIGFGVDAFAMLGIKLDSGDGRSGAGGSVDVMPYNSLGQAEDNYSKLGGAVKTRFLDTEIKVGDVFPVTPVVQYGDSRLLPESFRGVTVSNTSLDGLALQGGRLHSMSQPNSSSMRDGFATFYAGEVDSPWIAYFGGDYTLNDNVGFSLYTSRLKDAWSQYYAGSTWSYPLADDVALIGGLNYYKAVDQGKQLLGSFDNNIWSGKVGLQVGAHTVLVGLQRNNGNDDFDYLRQSDSIYLDNSIQYSDFNSPKEKSWQVRYDVDMASFGMPGLSFMTRYAHGWDADYSNANEVYMRRDDNGAPLTDQKRWERDIEVKYVMQTGSLKDMSFRFRQATTRATDFESDLDEFRLIVEYPLEVL, from the coding sequence ATGAACAACAAGTCTCTGTTGGGACTTTCTCTGATCGCCTTGAGCGTCAGCGTTGGGCAGGCTGCAATGGCCGCCGAGGAAAACAAAGAGGGATTTATCGAAGGAAGTAGTCTGAGCATCCTCAATCGGAATCTCTACTTCAACCGTGATTTCCGCAAAGGCCAATCAAGTAGCAGCGGAAACGGCTACTCCGAAGAATGGGCCCACGGTGTCATAGGCCGCTTCGAGTCGGGCTTCACGCAGGGCACCATTGGCTTTGGCGTCGACGCATTCGCCATGCTTGGAATCAAGCTTGACTCGGGTGACGGCCGTTCAGGAGCGGGTGGCTCGGTCGATGTCATGCCCTACAACAGTCTCGGCCAGGCCGAGGACAATTACTCCAAGCTCGGCGGCGCCGTAAAGACTCGCTTTCTCGACACTGAGATCAAAGTGGGCGATGTATTCCCTGTGACGCCTGTCGTGCAGTACGGCGATTCGCGACTGCTGCCGGAAAGTTTCCGCGGCGTCACCGTATCCAACACCAGTCTCGACGGCTTGGCTCTCCAGGGTGGGAGGCTGCACTCGATGAGCCAACCAAACTCCAGCAGCATGCGAGATGGCTTCGCAACCTTCTACGCAGGCGAAGTCGACTCTCCGTGGATCGCCTACTTCGGAGGGGATTACACGCTCAACGACAACGTTGGCTTCAGCCTTTACACCAGCCGCCTCAAAGATGCCTGGAGCCAATACTACGCGGGCAGTACTTGGAGCTACCCGCTTGCGGATGATGTCGCCCTGATTGGTGGTTTGAATTACTACAAGGCCGTCGACCAAGGGAAGCAGCTCCTCGGCAGTTTTGATAACAACATTTGGAGCGGCAAGGTCGGCCTCCAGGTCGGAGCGCACACTGTGCTGGTAGGTCTCCAGCGGAACAATGGCAATGACGACTTCGATTACCTGCGACAGTCCGACTCCATCTACCTCGATAACTCAATCCAGTACAGCGACTTCAACTCCCCAAAGGAAAAGTCGTGGCAAGTGCGCTATGACGTGGACATGGCGTCGTTTGGTATGCCGGGCCTGAGCTTCATGACTCGTTATGCGCACGGCTGGGATGCCGACTACAGCAATGCCAACGAGGTCTACATGAGACGTGATGACAATGGTGCTCCGCTCACCGATCAGAAACGCTGGGAGCGTGACATCGAGGTCAAATACGTCATGCAGACCGGTTCGTTGAAGGACATGTCATTCCGCTTTCGGCAGGCCACAACTCGAGCTACCGACTTCGAATCGGATCTAGATGAGTTCCGCCTCATCGTCGAATACCCGTTAGAAGTTCTTTAA
- a CDS encoding cytochrome c: protein MKKTITTLVAAGAVGSAAVLAGAYAGLVNIGADDPHFPAVHAFLTMARDRSIEVRAKDIEVPKLDDEALIRTGAGNYNAMCIGCHLAPGVAKTELSQALYPAPPNLAEIGVDGNPAAAFWVIKHGIKATGMPAWGKSMADEYIWGMVAFLNQLPKMDAERYQTLVASSGGHEHGGGESQMHNHEGQHGGNKPDHHGDAAAGEDHHGSGASEAAPGHHDSAPADHHGGAAPSSDHHAGEASSGDEGSSGAHHSEQPPKAAPKTHTHSDGKEHVHES from the coding sequence ATGAAAAAAACAATTACAACCCTGGTGGCAGCGGGTGCTGTTGGTAGCGCTGCGGTACTGGCCGGAGCCTATGCCGGCTTGGTCAATATCGGCGCCGACGATCCCCATTTCCCGGCCGTGCATGCCTTCCTAACTATGGCGCGTGACCGCTCCATCGAAGTGCGCGCCAAGGACATCGAAGTACCCAAGCTGGACGATGAGGCGCTTATCCGCACGGGAGCGGGCAACTACAACGCTATGTGTATTGGTTGCCACCTCGCGCCCGGCGTGGCCAAGACTGAGCTCAGCCAGGCACTTTATCCTGCGCCACCAAATCTCGCCGAAATCGGTGTAGATGGAAACCCGGCAGCTGCCTTCTGGGTCATCAAGCATGGCATCAAGGCCACCGGCATGCCGGCTTGGGGCAAGAGCATGGCTGATGAGTACATCTGGGGCATGGTTGCCTTCCTGAACCAGCTACCGAAGATGGACGCCGAGCGATACCAGACCTTGGTGGCATCCAGTGGCGGCCACGAGCACGGTGGCGGGGAAAGCCAGATGCACAACCATGAAGGGCAGCATGGCGGTAACAAGCCTGACCACCATGGCGATGCCGCCGCTGGTGAAGACCATCATGGCTCTGGGGCGTCTGAGGCAGCGCCCGGACATCATGATTCGGCACCTGCAGATCACCATGGCGGGGCTGCCCCAAGCTCTGATCATCATGCAGGGGAAGCTTCCTCTGGCGATGAGGGTAGCTCCGGTGCTCACCACTCTGAGCAACCCCCGAAAGCTGCCCCTAAGACCCATACCCACAGCGATGGCAAAGAGCACGTCCATGAAAGTTAA
- a CDS encoding copper resistance protein B: protein MITRPTRISLVALTVSLSALSGGFTFAAEEMDHSAMGHGSMPMDHSQMGHGAGQRPMEGMDHDQMPKEQASPAKAPAIDHSKMNHGAMGTMDHSQMGHGKSQEKAPAMDHSKMGHGAMQGQMEGMDHSTMDHSQMNHGSAEAPRTTSRTPIPVLTDADRQAAFPPLPGHKVHDSAINSFFLLDQLEYQDADEGSTLAWDASGWVGGDINRVWFRSEGERANGVTEDAELQLLYGRSIGPWWDVVAGVRQDFKPESPQTWAAFGVQGMALYAFEAEATAFVGENGQTAARLEGDYDILLTNRLILQPTAEVNFYGKNDPERGVGSGLANTELGLRLRYEIVRQFAPYIGVSWSRSYGNTADLVRDEGEDVDEARFVAGIRMWF from the coding sequence ATGATCACTAGGCCCACACGAATCTCGCTCGTCGCGCTGACGGTGTCACTGAGCGCACTTAGTGGAGGCTTTACCTTCGCCGCGGAAGAAATGGATCATTCGGCTATGGGCCACGGCTCCATGCCGATGGACCACAGCCAGATGGGTCATGGCGCTGGGCAGCGGCCAATGGAGGGCATGGATCATGATCAGATGCCCAAGGAGCAAGCATCGCCAGCGAAGGCTCCTGCAATCGATCACAGCAAGATGAATCATGGTGCGATGGGCACCATGGATCACTCCCAGATGGGGCATGGCAAGAGCCAGGAAAAAGCTCCAGCTATGGACCACAGCAAGATGGGCCACGGGGCCATGCAAGGGCAGATGGAGGGGATGGATCACAGCACCATGGATCACTCCCAGATGAACCATGGCTCCGCTGAAGCACCGAGAACGACCAGCCGTACGCCTATCCCGGTCCTGACAGACGCCGACCGTCAGGCAGCATTTCCGCCGCTGCCGGGGCACAAGGTGCATGACAGCGCCATCAACAGCTTCTTTCTGCTCGATCAGCTCGAATATCAAGATGCCGATGAAGGCAGCACCTTGGCCTGGGATGCCTCTGGCTGGGTAGGTGGCGACATCAATCGGGTCTGGTTCCGTTCCGAGGGAGAGCGCGCCAACGGCGTGACCGAGGATGCCGAGCTGCAGCTGTTGTATGGGCGCTCAATCGGCCCCTGGTGGGATGTCGTCGCCGGCGTCCGCCAGGACTTCAAGCCAGAGTCGCCACAAACCTGGGCGGCCTTTGGCGTGCAGGGCATGGCGCTCTATGCCTTCGAGGCCGAAGCCACCGCCTTTGTAGGTGAGAACGGCCAGACTGCGGCACGCCTGGAAGGCGACTACGACATTCTGCTGACCAATCGGCTGATTCTCCAACCAACCGCAGAAGTGAATTTTTACGGCAAGAACGACCCAGAGCGGGGCGTCGGCTCGGGGCTAGCCAATACCGAGCTCGGCTTGCGTCTGCGTTACGAGATCGTTCGCCAGTTTGCGCCCTATATCGGTGTGTCTTGGAGTCGTTCCTATGGCAACACCGCGGACCTCGTGCGTGACGAAGGCGAGGATGTTGATGAGGCGCGTTTTGTCGCCGGCATTCGTATGTGGTTTTGA